The genomic region TTCACAAACGGTCAGACAAGGAACCTTGCGGTTATTCTTTTGGCGGAATTTATAAATCCTGCCGGACTTTTAAGAAGCGGCAATTCAATGTGGTCGGAATCCAACAACTCGGGAGAAGGCATACTTCACAAAGCCGGAGAAGGGACTTCTTCGACGATTAAACCGGGGGCGGTCGAAATGTCGAACGTCGATTTGGCGAGCGAATTTACCGATTTGATAACGACCCAAAGAGGTTACCAAGCGAACGCCCGTATTATTTCTACGACGGACAATCTGCTTCAAGAACTCGTCCAATTAGTGAGATAGTTTTAACGTAAATAAAAAAATAATAAGGATGGAAATTTCCATCCTTATTATTTTTTTTATACATTATACGCATACAAAAATTATTTTAATGCAATGATTTTTGAGTCAAGGAGGAGATTTTGATAGTTTTACAACGGCTTAGAGGTCAGGAGTTTGTGATGAACGCCGATTTGATAGAATCAATCGAAGCGACTCCCGACACGCAGATTAAACTTTATAACGGGAAAACGTACGTCGTTAAAAACAGCGTTGCGGACGTAGTGAAAAAAGCGGTCGATTACCGTAAATCGTGCGGCGCGACGCTGCGAGTAGTAAACAGGGACGAACAGTTATGAATATAAACAGTATTTTAGGCCTCGTTTTAATGTGGTTTTTTGTCGTATTGGGGATCAAATTTGAACACCTCAACGCGTTTATAGACATTCCTTCTATCCAGATCGTCGTTATCGGAACTTTAGCGGGTGCTTTCGCCTCGTTTCCTCTGAAAACTTTGGTATCGTTGCCCGGCGTTATAGTTAAGGCGTTTACAAACGACAAAGCCGACATTGTCAAAACGATTAAAATGCTTGTGGAATTTGCCGAAAAAGCCCGTAAAGAGGGCATTTTGGCGTTGGAAGGACCGGCGAATAAAGTAAGCGACGAATTTTTGAAAAAAGGTTTGCAGTTAGCCGTGGACGGCACCGAACCGGATTTGATACGCGATATTCTTGAAACCGACATTTCATGTATAGAAGAAAGACACGCGGCGGGCGCCGCCGTCTTTAGTTATATGGCGTCTTTGGCTCCTTCTATGGGAATGTTGGGAACTTTGATAGGACTTATTATGATGCTTGGGAATTTGAGCGATATCGCCAGCGTAGGACCCAATATGGCGGTCGCTCTTATTACGACGTTTTACGGATCGCTGATGGCGAACTGTTTTTGCACTCCGGTAGCGAATACTCTTGAAAAGAAAAGCGCCGAAGAATCTATGTCCAAAAGCCTCATGGTCGAAGGAATCATGTCGATTCAGGCGGGCGACAACCCTCGTATCGTAGAACAAAAACTCGCCGCATACCTTTCTCCCGTAAGCAGAACTAAAGTAATAAAGGTGCGATAGGGCGGAAATATGGCAAGAGAAAAGAAATGTCCGCCTTGCAAACAGATAGTTCCGGAATTTATGGCTACGTACGGCGATATGGTTACGCTGATTTTATGCTTTTTTGTACTTTTGTTTGCGTTGATGGTACCGGACGCCAAAAAATTTGAATTGGCGGCTTCTTCGTTCCAGTCGGCGTTTAACGGCGTGTTGACGAGTTTGCCGACTATCGCTATTCATCAGGAAGTATTTACCCCGCGGCTTGGCGGAGACGCTCAAAATAAACATATCGCCGCCGACGCCGCAAGAAAAATCAAAGAAGTCGCCGCAAAAGAAAACATGGAGGAAGCGATAAAAGTAAATGTTACCGACACCGGAATAGCGATAAGAATTTCGGACAAAGTAAGTTTTGACGTTGGAAGCGATAGATTAAAACCGGAATTTGTCGCTATCCTGGAAAAAATGATGGCTATAATAAGAGAAACGCCCGGACGTGAAATAAGAGTTGAAGGACATACGGACAACACGCCTATAAATACGGCAAGATTTCCCTCTAACTGGGAATTATCTTCCTCTCGCGCCTTGTCGGTCGTCAAGTATTTATATCAGCGCGGCGAAGACCCCAAGAAATTATCCGCCGTCGGATACGGAGAATTTCGTCCTATCTTTCCAAACGATACCGAAGCACACAAAAGAGAAAACAGACGAATAGAAGTTTATGTAGAATATCTTGAAAAAGTTAATAAGTAATATTTGGCACACAGTTTGAATATATTTATGTTTTAAGGAGTATAATATGCCGGAAGAAGAAAAAAAAGAAGATTTAAAAGAAAAAAAAGATATTGAAAAGCCTAAAGCGAAATCGGCTCCAAACATTATAATAATCATAGTTGCGATTTTAGCTTTTCAGGCGTTGGTGGCGTTTTTGGTCGTTTTAATTACCATTCCCAGAGATAAAGACGCTTTTAAGAAAGAGCTTCAAAATCCCGACGATACGGTAGGTGTCAGCGAAGAGTTGCAAAATGTAAACCTTGACGGAGAAGTTATTTTGCCTACAAAGGCGGATATCGTGGTCAATATTTCCGGAACGAGCGGGGAGCGGTTTCTTAA from Chitinispirillales bacterium harbors:
- a CDS encoding flagellar hook-basal body complex protein, with product FTNGQTRNLAVILLAEFINPAGLLRSGNSMWSESNNSGEGILHKAGEGTSSTIKPGAVEMSNVDLASEFTDLITTQRGYQANARIISTTDNLLQELVQLVR
- a CDS encoding flagellar FlbD family protein, which encodes MIVLQRLRGQEFVMNADLIESIEATPDTQIKLYNGKTYVVKNSVADVVKKAVDYRKSCGATLRVVNRDEQL
- a CDS encoding motility protein A, producing MNINSILGLVLMWFFVVLGIKFEHLNAFIDIPSIQIVVIGTLAGAFASFPLKTLVSLPGVIVKAFTNDKADIVKTIKMLVEFAEKARKEGILALEGPANKVSDEFLKKGLQLAVDGTEPDLIRDILETDISCIEERHAAGAAVFSYMASLAPSMGMLGTLIGLIMMLGNLSDIASVGPNMAVALITTFYGSLMANCFCTPVANTLEKKSAEESMSKSLMVEGIMSIQAGDNPRIVEQKLAAYLSPVSRTKVIKVR
- a CDS encoding flagellar motor protein MotB; this translates as MAREKKCPPCKQIVPEFMATYGDMVTLILCFFVLLFALMVPDAKKFELAASSFQSAFNGVLTSLPTIAIHQEVFTPRLGGDAQNKHIAADAARKIKEVAAKENMEEAIKVNVTDTGIAIRISDKVSFDVGSDRLKPEFVAILEKMMAIIRETPGREIRVEGHTDNTPINTARFPSNWELSSSRALSVVKYLYQRGEDPKKLSAVGYGEFRPIFPNDTEAHKRENRRIEVYVEYLEKVNK
- a CDS encoding flagellar basal body-associated FliL family protein, encoding MPEEEKKEDLKEKKDIEKPKAKSAPNIIIIIVAILAFQALVAFLVVLITIPRDKDAFKKELQNPDDTVGVSEELQNVNLDGEVILPTKADIVVNISGTSGERFLKVKIFVAYDGKKPENKNIELGLAKIETQLRSKINEYLSSLTLSQVSDRNAIANVRTALLPELNSIIPNSVGKLSNVYIEEFIIQ